The Pseudomonadota bacterium genome includes the window CGGTTTTTCATCAGCTTCACTTACAGATTTTGAGAGGAAGGCTACCTTTGCGCTCATTTCAGGAAGTATGCGGATGTCTTTGCCAATAAAACGAACCTTTACCATTACTGTTGCTTTGCTTCTGTCAGCAGTAGGGACGATCATGTGTATAATCCCGCGAAACCTTGAATCAGGAAAAGCATCGAGTTGGATTTCACAAGGCTGTCCTACCCTGATTTTCTCAAGATTAGACTCGGAAACATCAGCCTCTACCTGCAGTGAATCCATATCAGCTATTGTTACAACAGCAGCCTTTGCATTTGCGGCTGCTCCCAGAGGGGTTATAATATCACCTATATCGGCATTTTTTGTCAGCACGATGGCGTCAAAAGGGGCACGTATCGTGGCATACCCTAATGTTACACGGGTATTTTCGAGCGCTGCAGCATATGATTTTACCGATGCTTCCCCGCCGGTAACTGCCGCCGCAGCTTTTTTGTAACGAGCTTCTGCTGAATCATAGGATGCTTTTGTAGTAAATTCTTTCTCCAGAAGGTTCTTTTCCCTAGTAAAATTGATGCCTGCATCTTTTAATTCTGCCTTGTACTGCTCAAGGTTTGACCGTGCAGCTTCAAGATTGGCAGCAGCCTGCTTCTCAAGAGCAACAATGTCATCATTTTCAAGCTTTGCAATGACCTCTCCCTTTTTGACCTTACTTCCTTCCTCTACGTGAAGGGATAAAATCTTGCCGGTTATTTTGGATGCTACCGCAGCCTTACGTTGTGGCACAACATAACCACTGGCATTTAACAGGGCAAAGGTCTGAGCAGGGTAGACTTGCGATACAGTTGCAATATCAACCTGAACAGCGAAGGTGAATACCCCTTTTATATAGAGGAGCATGATTATTAAAATAAGAAATATTGCCGATATCCAATAGAACAATTTTTTACTTGATCCTTGCCGTATCGTTGTCTTAGATTTGTCTATCTTAAGTTTTGAAAGATCTTCATCAGCCATTTATTGACTCCTTATGTACTTTTCTACTACTTTTCCTGAAAAAAATCATGCCGTACTGTCAAGGAATGCATTGAGATTCCGTCCTCATTTGCTTTTTTTC containing:
- a CDS encoding efflux RND transporter periplasmic adaptor subunit, with amino-acid sequence MADEDLSKLKIDKSKTTIRQGSSKKLFYWISAIFLILIIMLLYIKGVFTFAVQVDIATVSQVYPAQTFALLNASGYVVPQRKAAVASKITGKILSLHVEEGSKVKKGEVIAKLENDDIVALEKQAAANLEAARSNLEQYKAELKDAGINFTREKNLLEKEFTTKASYDSAEARYKKAAAAVTGGEASVKSYAAALENTRVTLGYATIRAPFDAIVLTKNADIGDIITPLGAAANAKAAVVTIADMDSLQVEADVSESNLEKIRVGQPCEIQLDAFPDSRFRGIIHMIVPTADRSKATVMVKVRFIGKDIRILPEMSAKVAFLSKSVSEADEKPRTLIGNKAIVELSGKKMVFLVKGNSVTQTPVTTGRTFGEMIEITNGINAGDKIVTTPSNKLRNGSKIKVIER